The sequence CTTGCTTAAGTACTGGAAATCTTCCAGCAATCAACACATATTCAATTATTCGATCGGCAGCGGCAAACTCACACCGCTTTCTGAATCAGGAAATGCGACGAAAGCGTTTTTCGCGGCCGGAAAGGCGTTCGTTATAGCAGAAGATTCGCCGGAGTGCGGGGGGAGTCGATGCTTGATTTCGATTGATCCCCGTGCCAACAAGAAGGAGAGTATAGGTCTTCAAAATGTTCGAGGATACCTGGGGGACATAAAGCCGTCGCCGGATGGAAAATCACTATTGGTTCAGGAAGCAATAAACGGAATCGACAGCCTCTGGATAGGAAAGATCAAAGACCGAAAAATTGTCCCAACCGCTTCAAACTTTCTGGGCGGCTCGTATGTCGTTTGGAATACCCGTTGGCTTTCCGAAACCGAGGTCGTCTTCACCATTGAAAATATCAGTCAACCTGCATTGATACAGTCGTTCGATCTCAAATCGAAGAAAACAACCACTTGGACGAATTCCCATTTGCCTGAGGTTTTGACGGGCACCGTGAAACCTCCCGAAACAATACGTTGGAGGTCTTTTGATAGTAAAGAAATTTCTGGATACATCGTCAAACCCACGAAAATTGAAAAGAAGAGTCCCGTGCTTGTGTTTATCCACGGTGGTCCTCAGGTGCTCGATCGCCCTACATTTAGTTCCGTGGATGTACGGTTTGCGACGTTCCTCGGGTTGTCCATTATCCACACTAACATCCGTGGATCGAGAGGATTCGGAAATGAATTCATGGATGCGGATAATGGCGCCAAAAGAGAGGATGCCGTTCGAGATATTAGCTCGCTTCTCGATTGGATCGAAAAGCAGCCTGACCTAGACGCGGATAACGTGATCATCCGTGGCGAAAGCTACGGGGGCTTGGTGGCTCTAGCGACCGGGCTAAGGGAATCTTCTCGAATCCGTGCCGTTATCGCCGAATATCCGCTAGTGTCGATCAGAAATTATCTGCAACAAAGTTGGATCGATGAATTTGCAAAGAATGAATACGGCGATCCAAAAGACGAAATCTTAATGAAAAAGCTTGATGAGCTTTCTCCGCTGAACAATGTTTCAAAATGGAAGGGGACGCCGTTGTTCCTGACCAGGGGAAAACTCGACTCAAGAGTCCCCGAAGGGGACGTTCTCGGCCTCAAATCTCAACTGCGAGATGCGGGAGCCAATGTTTGGTTCATATATGCCAACGAGGCGGGACATGGCGTTGGAGGACGCTTCGTCACGGCGGCAATGTATGAATTTATTAAGACTCACTTACGGAGGAAATGAAAATGAAACGAATCAAAACTCTTCTCTTGGGGATGGCCCTAACAACTCTGTTGGCTGGCAACATTTTCGCAACGGGTGCCGTGTTGCCAGCCACCAGCAGTATAGTCTCCTATGCGTTAACCGCATTGCTCTCGCTCGCAGGCGGCCCTGATCACTGTCCACTGCGGCAGTGTACGAATTGTAAGCCGAATAACGAGGGCGGTGACAATGGCAACGGTGATTGTCGTCCTACACCGGACTAGGAGTAACTTTGATGAGAAACAAGCCGAACATGTGGACTAATGCGACAAGATCAATTCTGGTCATTTTCGCATTAGTTCTCATGTCGGAAATATCTTTGAGCCAACCCGGTTCACAGAACATATCTAAGCTATATTCAAAGGGATACTTTGAAGAAGTAGCCAAACTCGCCCCTTTTCAAATCTCGCGACTCTCACAATCCGGACGATTGGCAGAAGCATCTCATATAGCCTTTCTAACTTGTCGGACTTTCGTCCAACTGGGTCGATATGATGAAGCTGCTCAGGTTGTTGATCCATTCATTTCCGATCCCAAACTACGAACTCGCTTTCCCGACTCTGTCGCATCTCTTTACCTATGTAAGGCAGCAGTTTCTCGTTCAAAGCGTGATTTTGGAGCGGCGCTTGAAAACCTGCGACTAGCGAAGTCGATATCGGCAAATGACTCCGGATCGCTAGCCGCTTACCAGTTGGAAGTCGGTCGGACCCTGTATTCAGCGGGTCATGATTTTGCAGCGATCATATGGCTGGAAAAAGCTGAGAAAGAGGCTCTGGCAATCGGCAACATTTCGATTTACTATGATGCACTACGATTTCTGAGCTTAGCTTGGACTGCGAAATTCTACTACGCCAATGCACTGAGTTATGCGGAAAGATTAGTTGCGAAATCTTCGATAGGAGAATTCGAACATCGAAACCGAATCGCGCATCTTGAATTAGCGAACCTACTCGATGTCACCGGCCAGCCGCAACGAGCGAAGGACCTGTATCTCAAGGGCCTGGACCTTTCGACTCGAGCTAGAGTGAACTATCACGCCGGACAGTTCCTTTCTAGCCTCTTACTGCGATCGTTATATGAGAATGATATTGAAGCCGCTAAGAACTACCTGGCAAGATTGGAATCAATCGATAAAGAAAAGCAATTTAGTTTTGAGCGTCTTCTTGGAAGGGCCTTGGTCGAGAACTTTAATGGAAATCGATCACTTTCCGAGGAGTATTTTTCAAGGATTGTAAGCGAAAAAGGCAGTTCCGAATTCATTGTGCCCTATTGGAGAAGCACGATTGCTGAGCGAGATCAGGACTGGAAAGCACTTGTTACGAATGCGCATTATCTGCGTAAATTGACGGAACAGGAGAACTTTCAAGACGACCTTCCCCAGATTTATTACAAACTCGCATTGGGTTCATGGCGGCTACGCGAAGAGCAATCTGCGAGGGAACACGCGGCAAAATCACTCTCCTTATTTGAGCCTTTTCGAAACACTCCTATCGTTGATCTTTCGATTGCAATGATGGAGGTTCACCATTCCCTCTATCGACTACTCAGCGAGATTGAGGTAGCTGGCAATCCCGCGAAAGCCTTTGAGTATTCTGAGCTTCTTAAGGCAAATCTGCTTAGAGACAGAATCGAACGATCGGCCCTTAAGCCACGCCCTGATCTATCCGACGCAATCCGAAACCAACTTTTTACGACTTCTCGCAACTACGCCGAAGGAAAAGAAAATGAAGAGGCTCTAACAAAGCTGGAAAACGGCATCGTAGCCGAGAAACAAACAGCGAGCCAACAAACTCAGGATTTCTCGACGCAGGGTTTGAAACTTCCGGAAGACGTGGCAATCGTCTCCTACGAATTCACGCCATCAGGTGAACTCCTAGCATTTGTTCTTGAATCGGCAAAGCCGTTGCGTGCCGTCAAACTTACCGTCAATGACGTACAGGCCACAAAACTCGCCTCAGAAACTCAAACTAAGATAAAGGATCGTATTTTCTTCAAGGTCGATGGGAAGAAACTCTACGATCTATTACTGAAACCGTTGGACTTGAACTCAAGTAACATAGTTATCGTCCCCGACAAACAATTGTGGAGAATACCATTCCATGCCCTAAGCCCAGACGGTAATAAGTACTTGATCGAGACGAATACGGTTTCGTATTCGCCGTCTGTTTATTTGCTAAAGCAACAACTCTATCGGAACCGCCAAATAGACAAACTATTCAGATCTTTGCGAATGATACTTTCAACCGTCAGAAACTAGCCTATGTGAACAACGAGGCGATAAGTATTGGAAAGTTATTCGGAATCCTCCTCGACTGAATGCCGCCAAATCGGATTTCCTCAAATCTTCGGCGGACGCTGACATCCTACATTTTTCTATGCATGCTCAACTCGATGGCGATAATCCTCTATCTTCATTTCTTGCCTTTCAGCAGAATGCCGCAGACTCAGGCAAACTAACCGTCAACGATCTCCTTTCGGTCCGCCTCAAACCAAAAAACTTAGCATTCCTCGCATCTTGTGACACCAGCAAAGTCCATAACGGCGAAGGTCTGGTTAGTATTCCATGGGCATTGCTGGGTTCTGGTAGTTCATCGGTAGTCTCGTCGCAATGGGAAGCAAGCGATCGTGCAACCCAAAAATTCAGTGGAATTTTTTACCGAGAACTTCTTAAAGGGTCATCGACGGCGTCGTCACTCCAAGCAGCGGCAATCGAAATGATTGACGATAAGTCATCGGGGATCCCGGGGGCGGACTTCGGGGGGGGGGGTCCTTGGAGATTTTAGATAGCCAATTGATAGGTTGAAAATCGATTAACTAAGTCCGATCGTCGAAGGCTCATCATCCTCAATGAATCTGGAAGAAGGGACCTATGATCTTACCCAAGGGCAGCTCTGACTCTAGGGCGATTTCGGTAAAAATCAGAATGGAATTCCGAAGGCACGTCACCACTTGTAACAAGGAGAAAATCCATGCTCGGGTACAAGCCACATAAAGCAGCTGTCGTTCGGCTATCGTAAACTTCGCGAAGATCTGATTCATCCGCGACCGAGCTGATCCGTTCCTGTGAGGGATGACCTCATCTTCGCAGGCCATAACAACAACTGCCTTAAATTCGAGCCCCTTAGCAAGATGCATGGTTCCCACAGATACACTGCTCCAAGCGATGCTCTCTTGCAACTGGTTTCAAGAAACTAAGCAGCTCCGTTTTTGAAGGCGTCCACGTTCGTTTGAAGGCACTTCCGCAAGCTGAGATCATTAGCACCCACTTCGAAATAACTCTGCGGGGGTTGGTAAATATCTAGACCTCTGCCAATCTTGACTATCCAACCGTTATTGAGGCGGATTTGCCGATCGTGAAGATTCTCGTCAATCTTTATATCCAAAAAGACGTTCAATTCCAGGAGACTCTGTTTCAGGTCTCCTAGTTTTGTTTGACCTTCCTTGCACGTTGGTCGCTGCATCGAATGACGTTATTAGAGTTATTTTGGAAATGGTCCCGAGCTTAACTGCCATTTCGCAAAAACGCACAAAATTCCCGATTTGATGAGTTGCCCTAATGTATGGGTCTTCTACTGTGATTTCGGTTGACCCTGGCAAATATTGGCCAACTATCGATTCATAAGTATGTCCAGTATCGCCGTACAGAATCGAATAGTGTCTCTCTTGAGGTTCAATGAGGTTGAGCAACTACAGCTGGCGTCTCGACTTCGGGATTCAATGGCTCGTCTGAAACGTCTACAGGCACTGGTGGGTCGGGATTATAGATCTTTCCGGCACGGAACGGAACGGCCGCCTTTTCTTCAAGTATTTTTCTAACCGGGCTTTGCGTGGCTGGTGCATTTTTTGACTCAGGGCACCATACGACAATTTCCTCTCCAGAAGAACTGGCGAATGATAGACCGATTTTCGCAAACTCATCATCCGGTTTGCGTTTGTTCATCTGCTCCTTGATGCGCCGCCGCCCTTCGACAGCGTATTGCGTATACTCGTCAAACGCGACATCGTCTGGGGGCCCATCGGGATGCAAAATCTTTACAAGAGCACAAAGGGTACGTTTTATCGCTTTCTCATCTCGCCCCTCGATTGCGGAACCGAGCTTTACGCGTTTACTTACTTCCTCGTATCGGTTCGTGTGTTT comes from Acidobacteriota bacterium and encodes:
- a CDS encoding CHAT domain-containing protein, which produces MRNPPRLNAAKSDFLKSSADADILHFSMHAQLDGDNPLSSFLAFQQNAADSGKLTVNDLLSVRLKPKNLAFLASCDTSKVHNGEGLVSIPWALLGSGSSSVVSSQWEASDRATQKFSGIFYRELLKGSSTASSLQAAAIEMIDDKSSGIPGADFGGGGPWRF
- a CDS encoding CHAT domain-containing protein: MRNKPNMWTNATRSILVIFALVLMSEISLSQPGSQNISKLYSKGYFEEVAKLAPFQISRLSQSGRLAEASHIAFLTCRTFVQLGRYDEAAQVVDPFISDPKLRTRFPDSVASLYLCKAAVSRSKRDFGAALENLRLAKSISANDSGSLAAYQLEVGRTLYSAGHDFAAIIWLEKAEKEALAIGNISIYYDALRFLSLAWTAKFYYANALSYAERLVAKSSIGEFEHRNRIAHLELANLLDVTGQPQRAKDLYLKGLDLSTRARVNYHAGQFLSSLLLRSLYENDIEAAKNYLARLESIDKEKQFSFERLLGRALVENFNGNRSLSEEYFSRIVSEKGSSEFIVPYWRSTIAERDQDWKALVTNAHYLRKLTEQENFQDDLPQIYYKLALGSWRLREEQSAREHAAKSLSLFEPFRNTPIVDLSIAMMEVHHSLYRLLSEIEVAGNPAKAFEYSELLKANLLRDRIERSALKPRPDLSDAIRNQLFTTSRNYAEGKENEEALTKLENGIVAEKQTASQQTQDFSTQGLKLPEDVAIVSYEFTPSGELLAFVLESAKPLRAVKLTVNDVQATKLASETQTKIKDRIFFKVDGKKLYDLLLKPLDLNSSNIVIVPDKQLWRIPFHALSPDGNKYLIETNTVSYSPSVYLLKQQLYRNRQIDKLFRSLRMILSTVRN
- a CDS encoding S9 family peptidase; translation: MLFLWDGKSEPRKLSSFNGKDDSVDSFVWNRNGKSIYYTLNDYETKLTKLCQSDLSASKCFSLELKGLWNVIDIDEGNILLKYWKSSSNQHIFNYSIGSGKLTPLSESGNATKAFFAAGKAFVIAEDSPECGGSRCLISIDPRANKKESIGLQNVRGYLGDIKPSPDGKSLLVQEAINGIDSLWIGKIKDRKIVPTASNFLGGSYVVWNTRWLSETEVVFTIENISQPALIQSFDLKSKKTTTWTNSHLPEVLTGTVKPPETIRWRSFDSKEISGYIVKPTKIEKKSPVLVFIHGGPQVLDRPTFSSVDVRFATFLGLSIIHTNIRGSRGFGNEFMDADNGAKREDAVRDISSLLDWIEKQPDLDADNVIIRGESYGGLVALATGLRESSRIRAVIAEYPLVSIRNYLQQSWIDEFAKNEYGDPKDEILMKKLDELSPLNNVSKWKGTPLFLTRGKLDSRVPEGDVLGLKSQLRDAGANVWFIYANEAGHGVGGRFVTAAMYEFIKTHLRRK